One stretch of Papaver somniferum cultivar HN1 unplaced genomic scaffold, ASM357369v1 unplaced-scaffold_154, whole genome shotgun sequence DNA includes these proteins:
- the LOC113336918 gene encoding uncharacterized protein LOC113336918 isoform X2 encodes MGMVIYYGGFLSSFPGKFRTVKMVNSTESTTVLRWKVLEQVDEELMKGDERAALNLVKDLQSKPGGLCCFGTARQIPPRLYTLDELKLNGIDASKVLSPDDRTLGSIERYLQAAAVLGGISAWAVFGLTQEQTLFAVIGLFYFATLDSIALKGGFSSLMLDMIGHAVSQKYRNRVLQHEAGHFLIAYVLGILPKGYTLTSLEALRKEGSLNVQAGTAFVDTEFREEVDSGKLTPKMLDRFSCIALAGVATEYLLFGYSEGGLSDIYQLDSLLKSLGFTQNKADSQV; translated from the exons ATGGGGATGGTCATATATTATGGTGGGTTCTTATCTAGTTTTCCAGGAAAGTTTCGGACAGTTAAAATGGTAAATTCTACTGAATCTACTACTGTTCTTCGGTGGAAAGTCTTGGAACAAGTTGATGAAGAGTTGATGAAAGGAGATGAAAGAGCAGCACTAAACCTTGTCAAAGATTTGCAGAGTAAGCCCGGTGGTCTTTGTTGTTTTGGCACTGCAAGGCAG ATACCCCCGAGGCTTTACACCTTGGATGAACTGAAGCTAAATGGTATTGACGCTTCAAAAGTTCTATCACCAGATGACAGGACACTAGGTTCAATAGAAAGATACCTTCAAGCTGCGGCTGTTTTAGGAGGCATTTCTGCATGGGCTGTTTTCGGTCTTACTCAGGAACAAACACTCTTCGCTGTTATTGGATTATTTTATTTTGCAACCCTAGACTCC ATAGCTCTCAAGGGAGGATTTAGTAGTCTAATGCTTGATATGATTGGTCATGCTGTGAGTCAGAAGTACCGCAATAGAGTTCTACAA CATGAAGCTGGTCACTTTTTGATTGCTTACGTGCTCGGAATTCTTCCGAAGGGATATACCCTGACAAGTTTAGAGGCTTTGAGGAAGGAAGGATCTCTAAATGTTCAAGCTGGAACAGCTTTTGTGGATACTGAATTTCGTGAAGAA GTTGACTCAGGAAAGCTTACACCCAAG ATGTTGGACAGGTTCTCATGTATAGCACTGGCAGGTGTTGCCACAGAATACCTTTTATTTGGATACTCGGAAGGTGGCTTATCTGATATTTACCAG TTGGATAGCTTGCTTAAGAGCCTGGGGTTTACACAGAACAAAGCAGATTCACAG GTTTAA
- the LOC113336918 gene encoding uncharacterized protein LOC113336918 isoform X1, translated as MGMVIYYGGFLSSFPGKFRTVKMVNSTESTTVLRWKVLEQVDEELMKGDERAALNLVKDLQSKPGGLCCFGTARQIPPRLYTLDELKLNGIDASKVLSPDDRTLGSIERYLQAAAVLGGISAWAVFGLTQEQTLFAVIGLFYFATLDSIALKGGFSSLMLDMIGHAVSQKYRNRVLQHEAGHFLIAYVLGILPKGYTLTSLEALRKEGSLNVQAGTAFVDTEFREEVDSGKLTPKMLDRFSCIALAGVATEYLLFGYSEGGLSDIYQLDSLLKSLGFTQNKADSQVRWALLNTILILRRHERVRLELAEAMSSRKSVGYCIDTIENVINVDDI; from the exons ATGGGGATGGTCATATATTATGGTGGGTTCTTATCTAGTTTTCCAGGAAAGTTTCGGACAGTTAAAATGGTAAATTCTACTGAATCTACTACTGTTCTTCGGTGGAAAGTCTTGGAACAAGTTGATGAAGAGTTGATGAAAGGAGATGAAAGAGCAGCACTAAACCTTGTCAAAGATTTGCAGAGTAAGCCCGGTGGTCTTTGTTGTTTTGGCACTGCAAGGCAG ATACCCCCGAGGCTTTACACCTTGGATGAACTGAAGCTAAATGGTATTGACGCTTCAAAAGTTCTATCACCAGATGACAGGACACTAGGTTCAATAGAAAGATACCTTCAAGCTGCGGCTGTTTTAGGAGGCATTTCTGCATGGGCTGTTTTCGGTCTTACTCAGGAACAAACACTCTTCGCTGTTATTGGATTATTTTATTTTGCAACCCTAGACTCC ATAGCTCTCAAGGGAGGATTTAGTAGTCTAATGCTTGATATGATTGGTCATGCTGTGAGTCAGAAGTACCGCAATAGAGTTCTACAA CATGAAGCTGGTCACTTTTTGATTGCTTACGTGCTCGGAATTCTTCCGAAGGGATATACCCTGACAAGTTTAGAGGCTTTGAGGAAGGAAGGATCTCTAAATGTTCAAGCTGGAACAGCTTTTGTGGATACTGAATTTCGTGAAGAA GTTGACTCAGGAAAGCTTACACCCAAG ATGTTGGACAGGTTCTCATGTATAGCACTGGCAGGTGTTGCCACAGAATACCTTTTATTTGGATACTCGGAAGGTGGCTTATCTGATATTTACCAG TTGGATAGCTTGCTTAAGAGCCTGGGGTTTACACAGAACAAAGCAGATTCACAGGTGAGGTGGGCTTTACTTAATACAATTCTAATTTTGCGTCGACATGAAAGAGTTAGATTGGAACTTGCAGAAGCTATGTCTTCTCGGAAGTCTGTGGGTTACTGCATCGACACAATAGAGAATGTTATAAATGTTGATGACATTTAG
- the LOC113336890 gene encoding DUF724 domain-containing protein 3-like: MNPISSLLSQHKNLTRKKLTKLIKISLSSSPSPSLLMASSNYQRSNSNSSRALARISVSSPNHSPTQSTSTSTSAPSPDVSKQQQEPQPAVAVNHRASSLSPDLRSLYQQVFTSFPQNPHFNPLSNFTEETKEGLKLGLDVSFVNFVKKFHIPVEEPSVFLAEVETYTKQLAEFENMGYDVTKLKERLNLLRRRAEQHKALKFAIDELQEEEKEKEAKVEAQEFRLKEIEEENKRITKALQLQKIEIENVNMKKRKIMEDSSRNINEFKRFASNSPWS; this comes from the coding sequence ATGAATCCCATCTCATCTCTTCTCTCCCAACATAAAAACTTGACCAGAAAAAAACTCACAAAACTAATCAAGATCTCCCTTtcatcatctccatctccatcccTGCTAATGGCTTCATCGAATTACCAGAGATCAAACTCCAATAGCAGCAGAGCACTGGCTAGGATCTCTGTATCTTCTCCTAACCATTCACCAACACAATCAACATCCACATCAACATCAGCACCTTCTCCTGATGTCTCAAAGCAGCAGCAGGAGCCACAACCAGCTGTAGCAGTAAATCACAGAGCTTCATCTCTTTCACCTGATTTGAGAAGTCTTTACCAGCAAGTCTTCACATCATTCCCACAGAACCCTCATTTCAATCCACTCTCAAACTTTACTGAAGAAACCAAAGAAGGTCTGAAACTAGGGTTAGATGTGTCTTTTGTCAATTTTGTCAAGAAATTTCACATCCCTGTTGAGGAACCATCTGTGTTTCTAGCTGAAGTGGAAACCTACACAAAACAATTAGCTGAATTTGAGAATATGGGATATGATGTTACCAAGTTAAAGGAGAGATTGAATCTGTTGAGGAGAAGAGCTGAACAACACAAGGCTTTAAAATTTGCAATTGATGAATTacaggaagaagagaaagagaaagaagcgaAAGTTGAAGCTCAGGAGTTTCGATTGAAGGAGATCGAAGAAGAGAACAAGAGAATTACAAAGGCATTACAGTTGCAGAAAATAGAGATCGAGAATGTTaatatgaagaagaggaagattaTGGAAGATTCGTCTAGGAATATCAATGAGTTTAAGAGATTTGCAAGTAATTCGCCCTGGTCATAA
- the LOC113336708 gene encoding histone H2AX-like encodes MTSPAKGGRGKPKSSKSVSRSQKAGLQFPVGRIARFLKAGKYAERVGAGAPVYLSAVLEYLAAEVLELAGNAARDNKKNRIVPRHIQLAVRNDEELSRLLGTVTIANGGVLPNIQQTLLPKKAGKGKEGLGSASQEF; translated from the exons atgacttcTCCAGCAAAGGGTGGTAGAGGAAAACcaaaatcatcaaaatcagtatcaagaTCTCAAAAAGCTGGTCTTCAATTTCCTGTTGGTAGAATCGCTAGATTTCTTAAAGCTGGTAAATATGCTGAGCGTGTTGGTGCTGGTGCTCCCGTTTATCTATCTGCCGTTCTTGAATACCTAGCCGCCGAG GTTTTGGAATTAGCTGGAAATGCAGCGAGAGATAACAAGAAGAATAGGATTGTACCAAGACACATACAGCTTGCTGTTAGAAACGATGAAGAGTTGAGCAGGCTATTGGGTACTGTTACTATTGCTAATGGAGGTGTTTTACCTAATATTCAGCAGACTTTGTTGCCAAAGAAGGCTGGGAAAGGAAAGGAAGGACTGGGTTCTGCTTCACaagagttttag
- the LOC113336930 gene encoding amino acid permease 6-like codes for MFNHPDYSKNFDDDGREERTGTLLTASAHIITAVIGSGVLSLAWAIAQLGWIADPVCLIAFSLITWFTSILLAECYRSPDPITGKRNYTYTDAVRANLGGVKIQLCGIAQYANLVGVTIGYTITVSISMAAVQRSNCFHKFGHGDHCYVSTYYYTVIFAVIQIFLCQIPNFHKLSWLSIVAAVMSFAYSSIGIGLSIAKVAEPHHHARTTLTGVTVGVDVSGAEKVWRTFQALGNIAFAYAFSNVLVEIQDTLKSSPPENKVMKKASTGGVATTTLFYVLCGLAGYAAFGNDAPGNFLTGFGFYEPFWLIDFANICVTVHLVGAYQVFVQPLFAFVEKWCSNKWPERGYITTDHMINLPCCGEHPFNWFRLVWRTLYVMATALLAMIFPFFNEFVGFIGALSFYPLTVYFRIEMYITRAKIPKYSATWIWLKVLSWGCLVVSLVAMAGSLQGLALSVKSYKPFKIQQ; via the coding sequence ATGTTTAATCACCCAGACTATAGCAAGAATTTTGATGATGATGGCCGTGAAGAAAGAACTGGAACACTGTTGACTGCAAGTGCTCACATCATAACAGCAGTGATTGGGTCTGGAGTTTTGTCACTAGCATGGGCTATAGCTCAATTGGGATGGATTGCTGATCCTGTTTGTCTCATTGCATTTTCTCTCATCACTTGGTTCACTTCTATTCTCCTTGCTGAATGCTATAGATCTCCTGATCCCATTACTGGCAAAAGAAATTATACTTATACGGACGCTGTGAGAGCTAACTTGGGAGGTGTGAAAATTCAGCTCTGTGGTATAGCACAATATGCTAATCTTGTTGGGGTTACTATCGGATACACCATCACTGTGTCGATCAGCATGGCGGCTGTACAAAGATCGAATTGTTTTCACAAATTTGGTCATGGGGATCATTGTTACGTATCGACCTACTATTATACAGTCATCTTTGCAGTCATTCAGATTTTTCTATGTCAGATACCCAATTTTCACAAACTTTCTTGGCTATCAATTGTTGCTGCTGTTATGTCTTTCGCGTACTCTTCCATTGGTATTGGTCTTTCCATTGCCAAAGTTGCAGAACCACATCACCATGCAAGAACAACTCTCACAGGGGTCACAGTTGGAGTAGATGTATCAGGGGCAGAAAAAGTTTGGAGGACTTTCCAAGCCCTTGGTAACATCGCCTTTGCTTATGCTTTCTCTAATGTACTTGTTGAGATACAGGATACTCTGAAATCAAGCCCACCTGAGAACAAAGTAATGAAAAAGGCGTCTACCGGTGGAGTCGCAACGACAACCTTGTTTTACGTGCTTTGCGGATTAGCCGGTTATGCAGCTTTTGGGAATGATGCACCCGGCAACTTCCTCACCGGCTTTGGTTTTTACGAACCATTTTGGCTAATTGACTTTGCCAATATCTGTGTTACTGTCCATCTTGTTGGTGCTTATCAGGTTTTCGTCCAACCGTTATTTGCATTTGTCGAGAAATGGTGCAGCAACAAATGGCCAGAACGTGGATACATAACGACTGACCACATGATTAACCTTCCATGCTGTGGAGAGCACCCCTTCAACTGGTTTCGGCTAGTATGGAGGACTTTATATGTAATGGCGACAGCTTTGCTGGCGATGATATTCCCATTCTTCAACGAATTTGTTGGCTTCATTGGTGCTCTATCGTTCTACCCGTTGACCGTTTACTTCCGGATCGAGATGTACATTACAAGAGCCAAAATACCTAAATATTCAGCTACATGGATATGGCTAAAGGTGTTAAGCTGGGGATGCCTTGTTGTCTCACTTGTTGCTATGGCTGGGTCTCTTCAGGGTTTAGCTCTATCGGTCAAGTCCTATAAACCCTTCAAAATCCAGCAATAG
- the LOC113336704 gene encoding uncharacterized protein LOC113336704, which translates to MRKSFMKNKLSDDLRASKKKKKIASDVIDLLRMEYGLDLTYSQAYHGLQFTKKFLWGDDVKSCSDFVWYKDAIEQYNPGSVVNFEYDSVTRRFKRFFVAFEASITGFNNYYHPMLFIDCTFLTGKFKGGLMVACGKTGNQEIYPVAFGIAPCENCESWQWFLTNLKGIIRENRPLTIISYRGIVLLKHVPEIFPNAFHSFCLYHMKGNIPVPKCRSR; encoded by the exons ATGAGAAAATCGTTTATGAAGAATAAATTGTCAGATGATTTACGagcatcgaagaagaagaagaagattgcttCTGACGTTATAGATTTACTCCGAATGGAATATGGATTGGACCTCACGTATAGTCAGGCATACCACGGTTTACAATTCACCAAGAAATTTCTTTGGGGTGATGACGTCAAGTCCTGTTCAGACTTTGTTTGGTATAAAGATGCCATTGAACAGTACAATCCCGGAAGTGTTGTCAATTTTGAGTATGATAGTGTGACGCGTCGGTTCAAAAGGTTTTTCGTTGCTTTTGAAGCTTCCATAACTGGTTTCAACAATTACTACCATCCAATGCTATTTATCGATTGTACCTTTCTCACTGGGAAGTTCAAAGGTGGTCTTATGGTTGCTTGCGGAAAAACTGGTAACCAAG aGATCTATCCAGTTGCATTTGGAATTGCTCCTTGTGAAAATTGTGAGAGTTGGCAATGGTTCTTAACCAATTTGAAGGGTATTATTCGTGAAAATCGTCCACTGACCATCATATCATATCGTGGAATCGTCCTTTTGAAGCATGTGCCTGAAATCTTCCCAAATGCTTTCCATTCTTTCTGTTTGTACCATATGAAAGGAAATATTCCGGTTCCAAAGTGCAGGAGTAGATAA